The Paenibacillus sp. FSL H7-0357 nucleotide sequence TGTATCCGCCTGCATCAACCAGCTTGCCGGGAGGCTGGTATTTCTGTTCTGCATTTCTGGATGCCAGCCATTCATAAGCAAATCCGGACCCGAGCAGTAAAATTATGAAGGTGAGCAGGGAGAGAGTTACTCTTTTCCAGATCTTTTTTTTGGATCGTTTCTTCGGCTGTTGTGGTTGAATAGTCATAAAATAATGCTCCTCTTTCGATGTTTTATTTAATACAAACGTATTATATAAAACATTATAGCACATTGTATTATAAAAAGATAAGCAGGTATAATAGAGATATGCCAAAAAAAGTTGATCATGAGAAACAAAGAAAACGGCTTGCCGACGCCGCTCTGAGAATTATACATAACTCGGGTCTTGAACAAGCCACTGTCCGTAATATCGCAAAGGAATCCAGTTTATCGGTAGGATCGATGCGTCATTATTTCTCTACGCAGGCAGAATTGTTCGCATTTTGCATGAATCTTTTTCTTGCGAGAATTGAACAGCGGGTGGAGGGATTCCAGCCGGAGGGCAACCTGCTGCAGGATATGAAACGTCTGCTGCTGCAACTGATTCCGCTGGATGAAGAGAGAATTATAGAAAGCGAGGTTTGGTTTTCTTTTAATGCAAAGGTGTTGATCTACCCGGAGTTATCGAAACTGAACGACCGGATGCAGGAAGAGGTGTACAAGGTTTCGATGTTTGTTATTACAACATTAGTGGAACAGAAGGCGGCGAAGCCGGAGCTCGATGTTGATCTGGAAGCGGAGAAATTGTATGCGCTGATTGACGGGTTGGCCATGCATCAGCTGATGCAGCCCGGGAGGTTGTCCGATGAGCGCCTTGAGCAAATGCTTGAGCAGCATTTACTTATACTGTGTGATCTTAAATAGGGGCCAATCCAAAATCGGAGAGGCCCCTTCGAAGATTGATTAATGATTCATCCCGGCCATGCCGCCCATAATTTCCGGGTTAATCATGCCAAAGATCATGGCGATATGCGCCACCACCAGGAAGCCGCTGATCAGCATGAAATGCAGCTTCAGCTTGCTCTCTTCCGGATATTTGCGTCCAATCAGGCCGAGGTCAAGTAAGGCCAGCGGCAGCAGGAAGAACACGCCGCTCAGATAGAAGCCTACCGCTACTACGTCCACCCATGTATGCCACTCGCCATTTACGGTGAGCGGGACAAACGCGGTAGGGAACAAATAGAGAAAAACGCCGGTAAAGTAAAGTCCGGCAAGAATGCTGCAGATCCGGTTAAAC carries:
- a CDS encoding DUF6803 family protein; amino-acid sequence: MNMTHYMSLLADNQPWNLILFMAIPVIFAETITVTEFIILFTKKLDGPLRAFNRICSILAGLYFTGVFLYLFPTAFVPLTVNGEWHTWVDVVAVGFYLSGVFFLLPLALLDLGLIGRKYPEESKLKLHFMLISGFLVVAHIAMIFGMINPEIMGGMAGMNH
- a CDS encoding TetR/AcrR family transcriptional regulator translates to MPKKVDHEKQRKRLADAALRIIHNSGLEQATVRNIAKESSLSVGSMRHYFSTQAELFAFCMNLFLARIEQRVEGFQPEGNLLQDMKRLLLQLIPLDEERIIESEVWFSFNAKVLIYPELSKLNDRMQEEVYKVSMFVITTLVEQKAAKPELDVDLEAEKLYALIDGLAMHQLMQPGRLSDERLEQMLEQHLLILCDLK